From the Chelonoidis abingdonii isolate Lonesome George chromosome 4, CheloAbing_2.0, whole genome shotgun sequence genome, the window tatttgTGCAACAAAAACAAGAacattccctgctctaccacacaGGCTATTCAGCTCATCCTCAGGTCGCTTGCAGTCCAGGCTGGtgtgagaggcagcagctgccagggTCTCTGGTGTGGGCGGCTCAGCAGGGACCCCACGGAGGGGAATGGGGGTGACACTGGCGATCGCAGGGGGAGCTGGCCTGGATCAGAGAAGGAGCCCTGGGGGTCTCGATCCCAGCGAGCCTGGGGCTACACACAGCAGGAGACGTTGGAGCTGACAGTCTGAACATGGGAGGTACCGTAAGGGGTGTGACAGCAGGGAACTGCCCCGGGGGAGCCAGGCAGCAAATCCTCTGTCTAAGAGGCAACCCCCCCTTGCTCCAACAGCCCACagtcctctcccagagccagggagagaacccaggagtcctggctcccagccccaccccccgttctgacccaccagcccccactcccctcccagagccagagagaacccaggagtcctggctcccaggccccccctgctctaaccactagcccccactcctctACCAgacctggggagagaacccaggagtcctggctcccagcccccctgctctaaccagggctggcgcaacccattaggcgacctaagcggtcgcctagggcactacaGTTTAGGGGGCAGTGACCACGGCGGTATTTTGGCAGCaggaccttctgccgcctaggGCTGCAGAAAAGCTGGTGGCGCTCCTGGCTCTAACCCATTAGacctcactcccttcccagagccagagagagaacccaggagtcttgagtcccctgctctaacccatccGCCTTTACCAAATTTCTGGCAGTAgcaaagggaaggagagatggtGAGTGTGGCAAGGGGcccaggcaggggaaggaagaggatatATCTAGGTATAGATTGGAACCTCTTTGGGTCAGAGCCATCTCTTATACgcatctgtgcagcacccagcgtGCTGGGGCCCCAGATTTCAGTCAGAATTGTGCTGCGCCCGGTGCATTGTGGGCCCAGATTTCGGacagggtctgtgcagtgcctggcacagtgggcgCTCTGACCTCGGTTGAGCCGTCTGTGCCGTGCCCAGCACTGTTCTCAGCAGGGCCTTACATTCCACTACACTGCAAAGAATAAATAATAGCAGAGAGAGGATAGAAAAAGTCAAGCAGATGGAGACGGAGAGACACTGACCGGACAAGTAAGGGGCTCTGGCTCGTACCCCCAGACAGTGAATCCGCCATGACTGCTGGCTCCTCAGCTGCAATTTGGGGAGGCTCAGAGCAGTGGAAGCTTTTGGGATGAATGGGAAGAGTaagtggagagggagggtgtAATAGAGGCAGGGAGCCCAGATCTGGCCCACACTCCGGTGATCAGTAGGGACCCTGCAGAGGGGTATGGAGAGACATGAGGGTGAGGGGGGCTGAGTTAGGGATTGGGCCCAGCTCTCAGGGtcccctgggtggggtggggtgcagggaggagccCAGGACTAACAAAATCCCATCTGGGACTTTTCCAAAGCAATTTAGGGCTGGCATTTGGTCAGAACTGGCAGGCTGAGCATGTGATTTCCTCGAAATGAGAGTGAAAGCAGGGGAACTTTTCCAGATATTTACCGTCTGTTCCTGGCACAGAGTACAGAGCATATCACCACGCTGACTCCAATGGCAGAGTCACTCACAGTGCTCTGCAGGGAGATCTCCCCTCCACTCCTGCGTAGTGTGAGACGGGCTGGGCTCACAGCAGGGGTCGGACGTCTGTGGCCATCCCAAAAATCAATATCAGGGGACGGCTGTGATGGAAACAGCCATAAACCTGCAGAATAAAACCCTTCCCCCGACCCCTCTGCCTTTCCCAGTGAAGATGGAGGATCTAACCCTGGACCCAGACACGGCCCATCCTCTGCTGGAGATCCCAGCGGACGGGAAGGAGGTGAGATGTGGGAGTTTTATGAAGACCGTCAGCTCCAACCCAAGGCGATTTGACACAGCCAGCTGTGTAGTGGCCCATCAGAGCTTCAGCGCAGGGCAGCACTACTGGGAGGTGCTCGTGGGCCAGAAGCCGCGCTGGAACCTGGGCGTCGTCTTGGAGCGAGCGGAGAGACGGGGCAGATTGATCCAGATGAAATCCTTATGGCCGGGGTCTGGTGAGGTCTGCGCTGAGGGCTACTGGCTCATCGGCTATGACCGACAGAAGGCCGGGAAGCCATACTGGGCGTTTGACACCAACTCGATGGCCTTTGActgcagcccccaccctgagACCATCGGGGTCTATCTTGATTACACAGACAGGGAAGTGACCTTCTACAACGCCGATGACCCCAGTAATTTGACCCCCCTGTACTCCTTCTATCACGCTGCCTTCGACACCCCTGTCTACCCCGTCTTCAACCCCTGCTGGCATGACAATGGGAGCAACACCCAGCCCCTTAAAATCCTGTGAGTGGCTGATTCGCTAGTGTTGGTGGGGACCAAAGCAACCCCAGCCTTGGGGCTACTAGCTTATATCTCGGGCTAGCCAgcttcccagcactgctctgagAGCTGCACTAACCCCGCCCAGCAACCAGGCAAAGCCGGCACGtttaactcaggcctggtctacacggggtAGGGGTGGGGGCGGGTGTTGATGTAaggtacgcaacttcagctacaggaatagcgtagctgaagtcgacgtatcttatttcgacttacctcccgtcctcaagGTGCGAGATTgatggctgcagctcccccgtcgactccacttctgccactcaccctggtggagttctggagtcaaggGGAGCGCAttcgggatcgatatatcgcatctagacgagacgcaatatatcgatccccgacagattgatcgctacccaccgatcagGCAGGTAGTCTGGAGGTACCCCAGACAGGCTGCGGGGTTGGGACGGGGCAGTGAAATAGCAGTGAGCTGAGACCATGTGATACTCGCTCAGTACAGTATATTCACCCCCCTACCCAGAGCTATTGGAGGGGCTTTCCCTTCAGCAACACCTCTTCCACCCATCCCCGCCAAGGTCCTTCCTCCAATGCATTTGTCTTGAGTAGGGTAAAAATTGTTTCTTACTATCACAGTATCTAGGTGACCGcttccagagccagggaaggaccccaggagtcttggctcccagcctgcccccctcaaccactagaccccactcccctcccacactggggagagaacccaagagtgGAATCCAGATTGCACCTGGTGTTGTCATTTTCACCTGAGCAAAGTTCCCATAACACTCCCACCCAGAGCATGAATGAAGGGACCAGCTCGTGGGGAGGGGtgaattctgctctcacaccCGCCAATGTACGTCAGGAGTTACCCATCAGGGGCCTCAGGGCTGATTCCCCAAGTTCTCCCCAGTGCAAATGATGAGTGACTGCTGGAGTCACTGCAGACAAAGCCAGTGTCAGAGCAAGGACAGGGAGATTCAGAGTTGACACTGGATTTGGTTTACACTGATCCAGAAGGCGTTCGCTCCTGTATCCCTTTATACTGCTGTCTGCAAACTGCTGTTGGCTActgagctccagcccagggcttgTGCTTCTcttgatgattttattttactttgctcaataaagaaaaatatttgccatAATTCCCCAGAATCCTGAGtcgtgactcagtttctccatccagATCCCTGGGAATCTGGAGCCTGCTGAGACCTTTCCTCAGGTTAACCCTTGCACTGCTGCAGACATGTATACTGTGATGGGGTCCCCCGGGCAcagcctggaactggggtaccactttGCCCTCttcactctccagcctgggctgtctgtCACAaggctttgctagtgacaaggaGCAAATCCCTCTGGGCACCGTCATCTCGCAGCCaccagcatgtggagccccactcccagctggatTGCACGAATGCTCCCTGGGCCACTCACAACTCACACGGAGAAAGGCACCAGCCGATTCCCCCAGTTTCCAGCCTTGCACCCAGAACTGTACCGTCTCGCCCTGGTCTGAAGCCCGACCAGTGTAAGTTTTTAACccagtccacccctccctcagtgtggacaGGACACGAACTAGCCACTGTAACCTGAGCTGAGACTTCCCAAGCACCTCCAgcaaaacacactggtttaggtaaaatataaaacagattaatGAACGCCAGAAAGACAGGATTTATAAGCAGTAGGCACGAAAGGTCAGCGATAGTTACAGAGAAAATAAAGGTAAGTGCGCGCTCTAAATCTTAACCCTTAGTACGCTGGGCAGTATTTAGATCACGTGATTTTCTCACCGCACTGGATGTTACAGTTCTTAACACGCAGGCCTCCCTCTCAAGCCTGGGACCAGGCTCCTCAGTTTAAGTTTTCATCTTCTCGctgttcttgttgcttccagcatatgtggggcaggagaaaggccaaggcaGGCTGCCACTGTCCCCTCTGTTATACCCTCAGTCCACGTGCCGAGAAGACACTTGCCTGGACATGCCCTGatgggctttgctgagtcacagctTGAGCAGTCCCCGCTGTGTGGTGCTTGGGCAGCCGTCATTGCATTGTAACCCCCTCGATTACACctcccctgctgattaatggtcaGTTAACACCCTCCTGGGAGTGGTTAGCAGTGGAGACTCAAATTTACAACGTATTTCAGAAACAACCATACAGCAAATTAactctcataacttcatacacactaatGACATTCATATCTGGACAGAACAacgggtttcagcagatcatgacctctCATAAGATACCGTACCTGGcgtgctttgtatgaaatatcacaaccgCATAcgaatgatgaatatgggggtcaCAGAGTGCTACCGTCAGGTACTGCGTGTCACATATACACAGCTGTAAACTGAGGCCTTCTACTCAAGACCCCTCCCATAacccctgcctccttctcccagATTTCCAACATCCCCATGCTGAGTCCAGGCTGGTAACCTTGTGGCTCCTcagctctgtccttctctcccccaGGGACACAGGGCAGCTATGAGAGGAGGGGAATTAAAGCGATGGTGACCCTAAATATAGCCCCAAGTCAGGGGATCTGGCTCTGACCTACATACACTGCGTAGGAAGGAGGGAAGTTGGAATAAGGAAACCGGTGGGGGGGTGTAGCAGAACCAGctggaaaacaattatttttcctgtggaaatgttgaaaaattgtttttctctttttgaaaTTTCCCACCAAAATTGCAGGTTTTTTATGACAatgcaaaataaacaaagaaacagtGTGGTTGGAAACCGGCCCACTTCCTGGCTTTTGGCTTCTGCAGAAAATGGAAAAGGTGGACCAAGAAAAAcatttcaatggaaaaattcccatgtGCTCCAGTACTGGGCTTTGGGTGACTGCCAGAGCTGGGGGGTAACAGTTATGTCTCTCCACCTCAATAGGGCACTAAGCCGATCCCACCCCTCTTCTGAGCACTCCTTCCCCCCcatgataaatgaaggggggcgggtagctccctttgatggacacccagccagccagtagctataaaatccctctcggtggctgttctctgcttgctttacctgtaaagggtaacagAGTCCCCCAGGTgaaggaaagggagtgggcacaTGACCAAACCAGCCagtgggagggctagaactttttaaaatggggaaataacttcccctctctctgttgttgttctccgggatagaggggaacagggagcagctACGCTGTGAGAAGCTTTACACCAGGTGTGATCGTAGATCATCAGCTCACACCTAGAACTGTTTCTTTGCAACCCCCAGCTGCGTTAGCGGATCAGGAGTGTTTAGAAAGACGCGACTGGGGTTATTTCTGTCTATTTCTTATGACTTGTGGACTCCTtggtgctaaccccaggtgctttgtttgcttgtaaccatgGGCGGCAAGTTCTATGAGCccgtggtgcctgggcaccaggaatattcctggcctGGGCCTGGCTCCAGCAATAGAGGCCGGGTCTCTCTCTTGGCCCTGCTTTCTGCCCCCGggcgctccccctcccccacgcatCCCGTGGACCATTTAAAATGGCTCAGGACTCCCACCCATCACCGGCAGCGCAGCGCAACTGAGCGGCTCCCTACCTGCTCGTTCCATGTGGCTGCGTCAGGTCTGTGTCCACGCGTGTTGCTCCCGCCCCAAGTGCCCCTGCTGCCAATGggaagctgcgggggcagtgcctggggtaGCAGCACATGGACACTCCCGGCCCACCCTGCCTAtgagccccaggtaagcactggaCCCCCTTCCagaccctcacccccatccctttCCCACACATCCCCTCCTCAGTTTCCTTgttgatgacgggttctgcttgataacaatccagagcagtgcaaacgatgcatgttcattttcatcacttgagtcagatgccaccagaagaaggttgattttctttttgcgggttcagttctgtagtttccacatctgagtgttgctcttttaagatttctgaaagcatgttccacacctcgtccctctcagatttggaaggcacttcggattgttaaatcttgggtcgagtgccggagctatctttagaaataagaagcaggcaacattatctcccatCAGTGTAAACAAACAAGCCCCTGCACGAATTAAACACTGGTCCCCGCGCTAAGCAAggagctgctcctccagccagcgCTGGTCCAGGcccctgtcagagacaggatccttGGCCAGATGTCCCAGGGTCTGCCCCAGGCCGGCAGCTCTGGATCTGGTGCCCTTAGAAGCGCTGTTTGTAGGTACAGCAGAACCAGGCTGTACAAAGCAGCAGGCAAGTTCCAGGCACACGGAGAGAGACAGCAAGAAAAGTCGGCCCCGTGGGGCTGTGCCCGGGTAAGGCTGGAGGGTccgtggggtggggctgggtggagcACATGgaccagctggaggcagggggtggcGGGGCAGCGCCCCTCCCCCAGATGTGGGCCTGCTGCCGGGGGAAGGGGCTCTCCAGGCCCACCTGTGGCACTGGAGGTTGGCAGACGTGTGGTGGTCTGAGCGGCGTGAGAACAGCCTGCCCCATGGAGATGACATAGCCTGACACTGGCATGGAGACGTGTGACCTGCCCCTGTCAACTTGTGGGTGTTCCTGCCCCCGCCCCTGTGCTGCCAGTGCTTGTGGGCTTGTGCCATGGACCGAGTGGGCCTGTTCTCAGTTTCCCACCCGGTCTGGGCACAGCCCGACACCCGGAGCCACTGTCGGCAAACCCTTCAGCCTGCAACCCAGCCTGTGCCCACTTCCCATTCTCTAGCCAGCTGGCGTCACCACCATTACCCCAGATAGCATCACTTCCCAAAGGGCAGTGGGGGCCGGACGCTGGCTGAGATCAATCCGGGGCAGGGGAGAccaggctgggcaggagcagagccaggtctgagccctggggctcataACACACTATGTGAGGTGTATTTCTGGGTGGAGCTTGCTTAAGGGACCCCAGCTGGACACTCACCCTCGCCTGGATCCCCACGAGGCACAGTTCTAATGCCTGTTGTGGTCTGGTTCTCAGTCTGCTGCTTTTTCAAACGtctggggtcacattttcatgATTTTCTTCTCAGCCACCTGGGCtacaaaatgactttaaaaagacAACTGAAATTCTCCCCCAATCCCAGGACTCCGGGAGTTGGGAGCTTTTACATTGATGCGTGTGATAAAAATCCCAAGTGTTGGTGTCACGCCCCTTGCTGAGCACAGACCATGTTCAACACGGCTGCCTCTGGGTCGCTTGAACAGCTCTCCAAGCCCTCTGCGCTTCCTCGGGGTTGGGACACCTGCCTGGGGAtgttgggggcagggccggctctaggcatcagcgcaccaagcgtgtgcttggggcgacactttccaaggggcggcaccTCCCCgccctcctttttttttctccttggggAGCAaaaagcctggagccggccctgaaccaGGATGTTCCCTGTCAGTTGAGGCTTTCAGGCTGAGCTGGAACTGACCCTGCAGTTCTGGCTGTAGTCGCTAGAAAGCATCACAGCAGCCTGAGTTGCGCAGGCTGGACCGCAGTTCAGGCTCCCCTGCCGCTGGGGAGCCCGAGCATCATCCCCGGAgcggagcctgggctgcagcagcgAGATGGGCTCAGCTCGGGGGACGATGCTCTGGCTCCGGGGCGGCGAGAGGGGCTCAGCTCGGGGGACGATGCTCTGGCTCTGCGGCGGCGAGAGGGGCTCAGCTCNNNNNNNNNNNNNNNNNNNNNNNNNNNNNNNNNNNNNNNNNNNNNNNNNNNNNNNNNNNNNNNNNNNNNNNNNNNNNNNNNNNNNNNNNNNNNNNNNNNNNNNNNNNNNctctcagttgggtcccgccagaaccgcattgtcacaggcaccttatagactaacagacgttttggagcatgagctttcgtgggtgaatacccacttcttcggatgcaaccgaagaagtgggtattcacccatgaaagctcatgctccaaaatgtctgttagtctataaggtgccacagaattctctgctgcttttatctctGGGGCTGAGCTGGAGGGCCTGTCTCAGCAAGACAGATGCAAGGGGTGCACAAGCTGGCTGAAAGGTTAGTCTtggtggtatctcagcacatcaagtgacagtcccaagggggtcccGATGAGGGAACCGTTCACAGGTGGGTTGCTGAAAGGAAAACCCCTCCAATAGCTCCAGGAAGGGGGGTGAATATACTGTAGTGAGCGAGTATCTCATGGTCTCAGCTCGCTGCTTTTTCACTGCCTCGTCCCAACCCCCCGGCCTGTCTGAGCTAAACGTGCCGGCTTTGCCTGGTCGCTGGGCGGGGTTAGTGCGTCTCTCAGGGCAGTACTGTGAAGCTGGCTAGCCCGAGGTATAAGCTCGtagccccagggctgggactgCTTTGGTCCCCACCCCACTAGCGAATCAGCCGCTCACAGGATTTTAAGGGGCTCGGTGTTGCTCCCATTGTCGTGCCAGCAGGGGTCGAAGACGGGGTATACGGGGGCGTTGTTGAAGTCAGCGTTGTAGAAGGTGTACAGGGGGATCAAATTACTGCTGTAATCGGCGTTGTAGAAGGTCACTTCCATGTCTGTGTAATCGAGATAGATCCCGATGGTCTCAGGTCTGGAGTTACAGTCAAAGGGCATCGGGTTGGTGTCAAATGCCCAGTACGGCTTCCCGGCCTTCCATCGGTCACAGCCGATGAGCCAGTAGCCCTCGGAGCAGACTACATCATCCAGCCATGGCGCCCAGTATTTCTTCTGGATCAATCTGCCCCGTCTCTCCGCTCGCTCCGAAACGACGCCCAGATTCCAGCGCCGCTTCCAGCCCACGAGCACCTCCCAGTAGTGCTGCCCCGTGCTGAAGCTCTGATGGGCCACCACGCAGTTCGCCGTGTCGAATCGTCTCGAGTGGGAGCTGACGTTCTTCATAAAACTCCCACATCTCACCTCCTTCCCGTCCGCTGTGATCTCCAGCAGAGGATGGGCCGTGTCTGGGTCCAGGGTTAGATCCTCCATCTTCACTGGGAAAGGCAGAGGGGTCAGGGGAAGGGTTTTATTCTGCAGATTTATGGCTGTTTCCATCACAGCCGTCCCCTGATATTGATTTTTGGG encodes:
- the LOC116831535 gene encoding E3 ubiquitin-protein ligase TRIM50-like, with the translated sequence MAASSHEMWPRNKAIKTGPRDLPAPVKMEDLTLDPDTAHPLLEIPADGKEVRCGSFMKTVSSNPRRFDTASCVVAHQSFSAGQHYWEVLVGQKPRWNLGVVLERAERRGRLIQMKSLWPGSGEVCAEGYWLIGYDRQKAGKPYWAFDTNSMAFDCSPHPETIGVYLDYTDREVTFYNADDPSNLTPLYSFYHAAFDTPVYPVFNPCWHDNGSNTQPLKIL